A portion of the Desmodus rotundus isolate HL8 chromosome 8, HLdesRot8A.1, whole genome shotgun sequence genome contains these proteins:
- the PRSS50 gene encoding probable threonine protease PRSS50, which translates to MVSVRANGTHICAGTLIASQWVLTVAHCLIQKDASYSVRVGSPKMDQMAQTASDVPVHQVIVNRRFRPRRLWSWVGQAHNIALLQLRWALTFSKYVWPICLPDMEHVVKDRSLCTVTGWGLPKVNGKWPQSQTIQEKDVTILNSKQCDGFYHKFSKIPLVIRIVNSQMLCAEDADREQFCYELSGEPLSCPVENTWYLVGMVSWGPGCGEKEAPPIYLRVSSYKHWIWERMSGQALPTPSGALLLALPLPLSLLAAH; encoded by the exons ATGGTCAGCGTGCGGGCCAATGGCACACACATCTGTGCAGGCACCCTCATTGCCTCCCAGTGGGTGCTGACCGTGGCCCACTGCCTGATACA GAAGGATGCTAGCTATTCAGTACGGGTGGGGAGCCCCAAGATGGACCAGATGGCTCAGACTGCCTCCGACGTCCCGGTGCACCAGGTCATCGTGAACAGACGCTTCCGGCCCCGTCGCTTGTGGTCCTGGGTTGGCCAGGCCCACAACATCGCCCTCCTCCAGTTGCGGTGGGCGCTCACGTTCAGCAAGTACGTCTGGCCCATCTGCCTGCCCGACATGGAGCACGTGGTGAAGGACCGCTCCCTCTGTACCGTGACGGGCTGGGGACTCCCTAAGGTGAACG GCAAATGGCCCCAATCCCAGACCATTCAGGAGAAGGATGTGACCATCCTGAACAGCAAGCAGTGTGATGGCTTCTACCACAAGTTCTCCAAAATCCCCTTGGTGATTCGGATCGTGAACTCCCAGATGCTGTGTGCAGAAGACGCCGACCGGGAACAGTTCTGCTAT gAGTTAAGTGGGGAGCCCCTGTCCTGTCCTGTGGAGAACACGTGGTACTTGGTGGGAATGGtgagctggggcccaggctgCGGAGAGAAGGAGGCCCCACCCATCTACCTGCGTGTCTCCTCCTACAAACACTGGATCTGGGAGCGCATGAGTGGGCAGGCTCTGCCCACCCCGTCCGGGGCTCTGCTTCTGGCACTGCCGCTGCCCCTTAGCCTCCTGGCTGCCCACTGA